The following is a genomic window from Butyricimonas faecihominis.
ATTATCCCGTTACGTGAATGACCGGATTGGGTTACCCACGTTGAAAGACATCGTGGATGAACTCAAGAAACCGGGGCGTGATCCCCGTTCCGTGGCTAAAGTATTCAGTTTCGCTGACAACATTCATACGATCGACGATTTGGAGATCGGGATGGTTGTTCCGGGTATCGTGACTAATCTGACGAACTTCGGAGCCTTCGTGGATATTGGCGTGAAACAGGACGGACTGGTACACATATCCGAGATTGCCGATAAATATATTTCGAATCCGGCTGATGTACTTTCTTTGAATCAGCATGTTTCAGTGAAAATCGTGCAGGTTGATAAGGTGCGGAAACGTATTGGGCTTTCAATCAAGCAGGCGTGAAATAGAAACTTGATAACCGAACAACTACCGAACAACCTACCGAACAACTGGCGAAATTAAGATGTCTTCTTGATATTCGAACTTTTTTCCTTTTCTTTCGTTTCACGTGTATAAATTCAAACGAACACGGTTATGAAAGAGAAGGAAAAGAAACAAGAGAATATGGATGTGAAAAAGCATCTGACACCCGAAGATGATGAGAAATTACACGAGGCATATATAAACGCTTTAGGTGAAATTCTGGAGAATGACGATGATGATGCCCGGGATAATTTGGCTAATTACATGGACGAGGTAAAAGAAGAGTCCGATGTCTTGGGTACGGAACCAGACGAGAATGATTTGGATAGGGGAAAGAACGCTTGACTTTCCCCTATTTTATAGTATCTACCGGATTCATCCGGGAGGCTTTAAATGCTTGCCATGCGACGGTCAGCGTGCCAATAACGACTGCCGCTATACCGATAAAGATAAATGATACCGGAGAAATTTCGTTTTTATAAACGAACTGTGTGAGCCACTGTACTGAGCAGTAATAGGCAATCGGCGCCCCGATGCAAAAAGCAACTAGAATCCATTTGATAAAACGGGCGCATAGTAACACGGTGATTTGGTTTTCACTGGCCCCGTTGATTTTACGGAGGCTGATCTCTTTCCGCCTGTTCTCCACGGAGAACCATGCTAACCCGAATAAACCTAAGCCGGCTAGCAAAATGCTGATATAGGAAAATATTGAAAGAATTTTCATGACTTGTAACTCTTCTTCGTGAAACTCCATGAATCGTTCAGACAAACTACAAGTTTTTATTTCGATTGCCCCCGGAGCAACTTGTTTCCAAAGTGCATTAATCTTTTCTTCAACTATTTTTCGGGTACCGGGTTGAATACGGATAATATGACGATCGGACCCGGTATCACTGAATCGAATAAATAATGGCGTGATCTCTCGGGTGAGTTTATCTCTTGGATAATCGGCAACGACCCCGACGATCGTGTAGGTTTCATCCCATATTTGGAAGGTTTTACCTAAAGGCTCTGTTATCCCTTGTTTCTTTAGAAAAGTCTCGTTCACGATGGCTTCATGTAATCCTTGTTTTCCCGGAGAGAAAAGTCTTCCTTCCAAAAGTTGTATATCATAAAAATCAAAGAACGAGAGGTCGGCTTCCGTGCAATCCACGGACATATTATCTAGTCCGTAAGTGCAATTTTGAGTGATAGCACTCATCGTTCGGTGGGTGATCTCCGGGATGGAAGAGAGTTGGTCATAGAAAGCTTTCGTTGTTTCATCTTCTACCGTGTAAAGTCCCCATCCTAATATCAAAATTTCATTGGCGTGTGGACGGCAATGTGTTGCGAAGTCCATCTGGTGGTGAATGTTTACCACTGTTGTCGTCAGGATAATGGATATGGTAAACTGGGTAATCACAATATTGCGAATAAGAATGGTTTTTTGTTTGTTTTCATTCTTTAGAATTTCAGATAGAGAATTTTTGTTGATTTTTAGGATCACGTATAAAGGAGGTATGATGATAATTGTACCGAGTAAAAGAATTAGCACCAGTGGAGTATATCCGGCATATAAATCCGATAGACATAAATCGGAAGTAATGAATGTGTTGAAATAAGGAATAAGAATATGGATAATACCAATAGATACGATAAAGGAAAACATAACGAGTAATCCGGTTTCCATGATTAACTGTTTACGTATTCCTTGTTTTGATTCTCCCGAAATAAGTTGAATCCCGGTTGTTTTTAATTGTTGTATGGTACGGGTCAGACAAATGTTGATGTGGTTGAAGCAAGCGATGATAAATATGAGTATGGCAACTCCCATGCCTAAATAAACGAAAGAAGGATCACGTTTAAAGATTAATCCGTCCTCGTATAAATATTTTGCTTTTGAAAAATAAAGTTGTTCAACAGGTTTTAGATAGATCGTTCTATCCTTAAATACTTCTTCGTTCCGATCATTTATTTTTGTTAGGAAATTTGGAGCTGTAACTTTAGACGAAAGCTCGATAAAAATGTAAAAAGAGAATCCGGTAACTTTTGATATTTCTTCGTCCGGTAATCCTCGTAATATCCCAAAATGGAGAAAATTCTTTTGCGAATCGTCAATAACAGTTGTAATTGTACAAGGTTCGAATATCTTTTTGTAGATATTTTTCTCCCCGTCAAAATGAACAATATAGCGCCCTAATGTGAGAGATTTCCCAATAGGGTTAGCAATTCCGAATTGTTGGCGGGCAAAAGACCGGGTAACGGCAATTTCATTGGGGGATGAGAGTGTTTTGCGTAAATCTCCCGATAAAAGGGGAAGTTTAAAAAAGTCGGTGAAGTTGGGTGTAACAGAATAAGCATCCATGTAGTCCGGTTCTTCCGCTTTTTCACTGAAAAGAAGATGTTCATTCCGGAATACACAATAGGCTTTCACTTCTGGATAAATGTTTTTTAGTTGAATCCCGCTTTCCCCGGAAATGAAAGCATCATTGGGATGGACGTCTTGTTTCCTTTGCTCCTGAACAAGATAACTATTTTTACTATTCAAGATAGAATGAGCGATATTATATTCGTGTATCACGAAAGTAACGAGCAGCGTGCAACACGTGATCCCCGTGATCAGGCTAATCAAAGAAATCAGCGTGTAGGTCTTGTTTTTTATCCAACCTCGAAATATGATTTTGAATTGAACGTTTTGCATGATTATTCGGTTTTAAGGGTATCTATCGGGTTATTTCTTGATGCTTGCCGGATCTGCCAGTTGGTCACGAGCAGAACAATACAAAGGGATATAACGACGGTAAGTACGAAAATCCAAGGTTGTATTTCTATCCTGTAAGCGTAGTTTTCCAGCCATTTCCGGGAGGCGTAGTACGCTATCGGCAGACCGATCACGCAGGCCACGAGAACTTTTGTCATGAATTGTCGGTTAAATAGTAACATGATTTGTCGTTCCGATGCCCCGTTTACTTTCCGAAGGGCGATCTCCCTCGTTTTGCTTTCCACCATGAATATGGCAAAAGCGAATATCCCCATACCACCGATTAGAATGGCGATCAGTGAAAACAGGATCACGAGTTCCATAAAGGCCATGTCTTTTTGGTATAGGTCTGAGTAATTATATTCCTTGCACTCGAAAATATATTCTGGGTTTCGAGATAGATATAAGTCTTGCAGATATTCAAGAATCTCTTGCCGTTTTCCCGGTTGGTAACGTATTAATAATAAATACGAGGATGGCGGTAAAATCATCGTGGGGCGTACCGGGTAATGGAGTGATTGCGTGTGATAATCTTCCGTAACTCCTGTAATTCGATAGTGAACAGAATGTTGCTGGTTTAGGATCATTCCTAGAGGGTGATCCAGTTTGAACGTTTCCACGAATTTTTTATTTACCCACACGTCGGTTGTTGATGAGTAATTATTTTCAGGCGAGGGATTAAATTCGATAGGAGTAAACTCCTGACTTTCAATAATCGGAATTTTATATACATTGGTAAAGTCTTCGTCCCCGTATGCACATACAACATCAATTTGTTTTTCCGGCTCTGTGAGAAGGGGTATTTTCTCGATGGAGGGTATGTAAGTAAAAGGTATACTCATACCGTTACATACATAAAGAATTCCGGGATGCTGAAGTAATTCTTCTTTTAGAGGTTGATAGCTGCGGGAATTGTCAAACCAGCCAACTTGAAGGATATGTTCCGTATCTATCCCTAGTGGTTTGTTTTTTATAAAATTAATTTGTGAAATAATGATGGTACAATAAAAAAGTAATGAGGTGAAAATACCGATTTGTAATATGGTTAAAATTTTGGAAAGATTTATCTGTTGTGGTTTGGGTTGGAGCATACCTCTCACACCTTCCCGGCTAACATGATGTTTAAAGTGAAAGTATAAAATGGAGCAAATGATCCCCATAATCAGACATATAAATCCTACAAATACGAAATTGGAAAGGTTGAAAAGTTCAAATGGATAAATATGCTCCGGTGACAAGATTTGGATAAAATAAGGATGCAATCCATAGGTCAAAATACACGAGAGTAGAAGAATAACTCCTGTCTGTAACCCGATTTCACCGAGCAATTGATAGAATAAATGCTTGTTGCTGGCTCCATAACATTTGTGTATGGCAAAACGGGAAGAATCCCGGTCTTGTTGGGCAATTCGGATAAGTAGGAAGTTTCCGGCAGCAAGTAGTAGAATAAGAATTGTGATACTCCATAATAAATAGGTTAGGGATTGAGAACCCCGTAACAATTCATCTTCTCGTAGATGATCGGAATGAAAATAAATATCTTTCAGGGGTTGAAGTCTGTGACTGTAATGGTTAACGTCGTCCGGCATATTGGATGCGATTGTCGGTAATTTCTTTTCGATAGCTCGAAGGTCTGCGGTTGGTAGGATATGAAAATAGGTGTACAAAGAGTAATTTCCTCGATGTTCATCAAAATATGGGATTCCCTGTCGGCAATCCACGATGATGTTTGCTTGAATCGTCGAGTTCGCCGGAAAATCTTTTATAACAGCAACGACTTGGCATTTGATGTCTTTTTTTCTGTTATTGATTCCATCTTTAATGGTTACCGTCTTTCCAATCGGGTTCTCCTTGTTAAAGTAGCGTTTGGCACTTGTTTCCGTGAACACGATCCATGAAAAAACGGTTGTGTCAATTTTCCCTTGTATCACGGGAATCTCGAACAGATCAAAGAACGGAGGATCGACAAATGCAAGTTTAGGTTCTATGGTAAAATCTTGGTCATCCTTTATTTTTATGCGATAATCTTTTTGAAAATAGCGTGCTACCTGTACGATTTCCGGAAATGTTCGTTTTGCTGCAGGACCGAATGGCGTGTTGGTTCGGCAATTCCAGAAATCCTCATCACCGTATCGGGTGATCACCCGGTAAATATTGTCGCTGTTTTTCAAATACCCGTCCATATTCCACTCGTTTGACGTGTGACTGTATATCAGCCAAGCGGCAGAAAAGGCAATGGACAACCCGACAATATTGATCACAGTGTAAACCCTGTTGCGGGAAAGCTTGCGTACTATGAATTTAAAATATTGCTTAAACATGGCTATTCGGTTTTAAGGGAATCTATTGGGTTTAGTGTTGCGGCATACCAAGATTGGCGAATCACGGTAATAATGCCTATCATGATCACGAGTAATATACTCGTGATAAAAATCCACGGGGATAACTCGGCCCTGTACACGAATTGTGAAATCCATGCGTTAGCCAAATACCAAGCGATTGGAATACCGAGAAGTGAGGCCCAAATCATCCATTTCACAAAACGTCCGCACACGAGCAGCACGATTTGCTTCTCGGTTGCTCCGTTGACTTTCCGCAGGCAAATTTCTTTTGTCCGACATTCAACCGAATACCACGCTAACCCGAATAATCCCATGCAAGAGAGTAGCATACTGATCCATGTGAATACGGAAACGATTCGTGCCGTCCGGAACTCTTCCTTGTGTATATCCCTGTAAATCTCGGCCAAAGAGGTAAAAACCAACGGAGATTCATCAGGAGCGATCGTTTCCCACAAGCTCTGCATCCGGGCAATCGTGGCCTCAACCTCTCCCGGTCGGGTTTTAATCACCGAGCCTCTGGCGTTTACCCAGTCATCCGTCTCCCGGATGATAATTAACGGTTCGACCTCATTCGTGACGTGATCAATAGCGTAATCCTTGATGACTCCGCAAATCACGAAGTCCATCCCGTCATGTGAAAAAGATTGCCCGACTGGGTTTTCGATCTGTTTCTTTCTGATCAGCGATTCATTCACTAGCACCTTGTGGATCGAAACATCGGTAGCATGACACAAGGTATCCCCTGCCACGAGTTCGGCGTGATAAAAACGGAAAAAGCGTTGATCCATCTTTAACGTGTTGGCATTAAACTCCCGGTTAGCGATGGCCCCGTTCATGAGCGGGAGGGTAGAGGTGTAGTCAACAACTTCCGGCAACGTGATCACTTGTTCCTTGAATATCTTCCACGAATGTTCGTCGGGAATATATTCGTGTTCTATGGAAACAATCGATTCCGCGTCCGGGCGAATGTGTGTGATATATTCGGTCTGCCCTTTTATCGTGAGGAAAAGGGCCAGTAAAATGATCGAAATAGTGAATTGGACAACAATAATTCCGGCAATCAGCGAGCGATGAAACGTGTAATTTTTCCTTAGAATATCGGCCAGTGCCACCCGTTCCGCTTTGTACAGGATATAAATTGACGGGAACAGGATCACGGCGACAAGGGTATAGGAAA
Proteins encoded in this region:
- a CDS encoding ABC transporter permease; translation: MQNVQFKIIFRGWIKNKTYTLISLISLITGITCCTLLVTFVIHEYNIAHSILNSKNSYLVQEQRKQDVHPNDAFISGESGIQLKNIYPEVKAYCVFRNEHLLFSEKAEEPDYMDAYSVTPNFTDFFKLPLLSGDLRKTLSSPNEIAVTRSFARQQFGIANPIGKSLTLGRYIVHFDGEKNIYKKIFEPCTITTVIDDSQKNFLHFGILRGLPDEEISKVTGFSFYIFIELSSKVTAPNFLTKINDRNEEVFKDRTIYLKPVEQLYFSKAKYLYEDGLIFKRDPSFVYLGMGVAILIFIIACFNHINICLTRTIQQLKTTGIQLISGESKQGIRKQLIMETGLLVMFSFIVSIGIIHILIPYFNTFITSDLCLSDLYAGYTPLVLILLLGTIIIIPPLYVILKINKNSLSEILKNENKQKTILIRNIVITQFTISIILTTTVVNIHHQMDFATHCRPHANEILILGWGLYTVEDETTKAFYDQLSSIPEITHRTMSAITQNCTYGLDNMSVDCTEADLSFFDFYDIQLLEGRLFSPGKQGLHEAIVNETFLKKQGITEPLGKTFQIWDETYTIVGVVADYPRDKLTREITPLFIRFSDTGSDRHIIRIQPGTRKIVEEKINALWKQVAPGAIEIKTCSLSERFMEFHEEELQVMKILSIFSYISILLAGLGLFGLAWFSVENRRKEISLRKINGASENQITVLLCARFIKWILVAFCIGAPIAYYCSVQWLTQFVYKNEISPVSFIFIGIAAVVIGTLTVAWQAFKASRMNPVDTIK
- a CDS encoding ABC transporter permease, translated to MFKQYFKFIVRKLSRNRVYTVINIVGLSIAFSAAWLIYSHTSNEWNMDGYLKNSDNIYRVITRYGDEDFWNCRTNTPFGPAAKRTFPEIVQVARYFQKDYRIKIKDDQDFTIEPKLAFVDPPFFDLFEIPVIQGKIDTTVFSWIVFTETSAKRYFNKENPIGKTVTIKDGINNRKKDIKCQVVAVIKDFPANSTIQANIIVDCRQGIPYFDEHRGNYSLYTYFHILPTADLRAIEKKLPTIASNMPDDVNHYSHRLQPLKDIYFHSDHLREDELLRGSQSLTYLLWSITILILLLAAGNFLLIRIAQQDRDSSRFAIHKCYGASNKHLFYQLLGEIGLQTGVILLLSCILTYGLHPYFIQILSPEHIYPFELFNLSNFVFVGFICLIMGIICSILYFHFKHHVSREGVRGMLQPKPQQINLSKILTILQIGIFTSLLFYCTIIISQINFIKNKPLGIDTEHILQVGWFDNSRSYQPLKEELLQHPGILYVCNGMSIPFTYIPSIEKIPLLTEPEKQIDVVCAYGDEDFTNVYKIPIIESQEFTPIEFNPSPENNYSSTTDVWVNKKFVETFKLDHPLGMILNQQHSVHYRITGVTEDYHTQSLHYPVRPTMILPPSSYLLLIRYQPGKRQEILEYLQDLYLSRNPEYIFECKEYNYSDLYQKDMAFMELVILFSLIAILIGGMGIFAFAIFMVESKTREIALRKVNGASERQIMLLFNRQFMTKVLVACVIGLPIAYYASRKWLENYAYRIEIQPWIFVLTVVISLCIVLLVTNWQIRQASRNNPIDTLKTE
- a CDS encoding ABC transporter permease yields the protein MRMFQYKILFRHWGKNKIYPCISTFSLVIGLTCSTLLIGFAMHERRTAHSTPGEDQLYVVQTKDNFYHNSELKTYDTPVGAAQKLHEKYPQVTGYCTFRQEFVVMHRGKHKLEIDNAYKVTPGFDTLFQPEMISGNLKQTLSHPLEIAITRSFALRTFGKENPAGEVLTLETYKDVFVKNGDGYGVSQQQVNQDYTITSVIDDRQPSVLYYELLFGLSPEEIARQPFSTSWYHNVVQVQAGSDLSVLQEKDENATPLFLLPIEQAYYTKDYSENRLFRYRDYKQLQTSLYIALLILIIACFNHVNINMTRSFQRLLYSGQQLIHGASRNEIRWQVIQETALQVGFAFVISLALIYTVLPTFNAFMDSKLAFVDLFRGETLPIISYTLVAVILFPSIYILYKAERVALADILRKNYTFHRSLIAGIIVVQFTISIILLALFLTIKGQTEYITHIRPDAESIVSIEHEYIPDEHSWKIFKEQVITLPEVVDYTSTLPLMNGAIANREFNANTLKMDQRFFRFYHAELVAGDTLCHATDVSIHKVLVNESLIRKKQIENPVGQSFSHDGMDFVICGVIKDYAIDHVTNEVEPLIIIRETDDWVNARGSVIKTRPGEVEATIARMQSLWETIAPDESPLVFTSLAEIYRDIHKEEFRTARIVSVFTWISMLLSCMGLFGLAWYSVECRTKEICLRKVNGATEKQIVLLVCGRFVKWMIWASLLGIPIAWYLANAWISQFVYRAELSPWIFITSILLVIMIGIITVIRQSWYAATLNPIDSLKTE